The genomic region CCTTCGCCTACGTGCTGGCCGGCCTGGTCCTGGTCTCCGCGATCCGCTGGTTCACCACCGGCCGGCCGCCCTTCCCCCGCCGCCTGCTCGGCGCGGACCTGGCAGGCGGCCTGTCCTTCGCCGCGGTCTCGGTCCTGATGGGCCTGCCCTACCTGCGGGTGCTGGAGGCCAACCCGGACGCCCGCCGCAGCCTGTGGGACGTCGACGTGCACAGCCCACCCTGGTACGGCTTCTTCCTGGCCCCCGGCGAGTCCGCGATCTGGGGCGAGGTCAGCGAACGCGGCCGCGCCGACCTGGCCGCCCCCGCCGAGATGACCCTGCTGGTCGGCATCATCCTGCTCACCCTGGCCGTCTTCGGCCTGCTGGTCTCCGCCTGGTCCCGCAAGGTCCGCCTGTGGCTCACCGTGGGCACCGCGGTCTCGGTGGTGCTGGCCTTGGGCACCAAGGTGATCGGCGACGGCGAGTACACCTACCTGTTGCTCTACCACTACCTCCCGGCCTGGGACGCCATCCGCACCCCCAGCCGCCTGGTCCTGTGGACCACCCTGCTGCTCGGCCTGCTCGCCGCGGGCGGCGTCACCCACCTCGCCGAACGTGCCGCCCAGACCCGGCGCTCCCGGCCGCTGCTCGCCGTCGCCCTGGTGCTGCCCGCCCTGCTGGTACTGGGCGAAGGCGCCAACCGCACCGCCCACCCCGAGGTGCCCATCGCCCCCGTCGCGATGAGCACGCTGCGCTCCCCGGCGCTGATCCTGCCCTCGGAGCAGATCGAGGACCAGCAGACCATGTTCTTCTCCACCGACGGCTTCCCGGTGCTGGCCAACGGCGGCAGCGGTTTCCTGCCCAGGATCACCGACGAGCTGCGCAAGAAGACCAAGAACTTCCCGGACCGGGAGAGCATCGCGCACCTGCGGCAGTTGGGCGTGCGCACGGTGGTGGTGCACAACCGGCCGCGCAACAACCCGGCGTTCCGGCGGGCCCAGACCGCGGAGCTGGGGGAGCTGAACGTGACGGTGAAACGGGTGCACGACGACGCGTACGTCTTCTCGCTGGATTAGCGCGCCCGGTTGATTCACACCCGCTTGCCGGAACAACCACGATCCGGTTAAGGTCATCCCGTGACTGCCGGGTCGGCCTTGAGCCACTACCGAGTTGGGTTCCCGGCCTCCGCGTGAGGCCAGGGTGGGCCAGAGGCCCGCCGCCCAGCTGTTCTTCTTCTGACGGTGTCTTCTCCCCGTCACTTTCGCGCGTCACCAGCTCGCTGAGCTGCTCTGACGCCCGCTCACTCTCGCGCGTGCCAGTAGCACCAATTGCGCTGACCGCCGCGCGCATTCCGCACCACCCGCCGCGCTGACGGCTGCCCTTTTCCTTTCCGCTCGTCATCACGAGCGGCGATCAGTCATGCCCACAGAATGGAGAACAAATGGATTTCAACAAGCAGGTCATCGAGGAGTTCCGGGCCAACAACGGTCGCGTCGGCGGCTATTTCGAGGGCTCCCGGCTGCTGCTCATCACCACCACCGGCGCCCGCAGCGGCAAGCCGCACACCAACCCGGTCGGCTTCTACCCGGACGGCGACGGCCGCAACATGATCATCGGCAGTGCCGGGGGCTCGCCCAAGCACCCGGACTGGTTCCACAACCTGGTGGCCAACCCGCTGCTGACGGTCGAGGACGGCGTGTTCACCTACGAGGCCAAGGCCACCGTGCTCACCGGGGAGGCCCGCGACCAGGCGTTCGCCCGCGCGGTGGAAGCCGACGCCGGCTGGGCCGAGTACCAGGCCAAGACCACCAGGGTGATCCCGGTGGTCATCCTGGAGGCCGTCTCCGGAGGACCGCCGAACGCCGGTTCCCCTGGTGAGGCGCTCAAGCTGGTGCACAACGCGTTCCGGCGGGAGCTGGCGCTGATCCGGACCGAGTTCGCCAAGTCCGGACGGACGCTCGGGGTGCAGCTGCGGATCAACTGCCTGACGCTGTGCGCGGGGCTGCACAACCACCACACCGGGGAGGACATGGCGATCTTCCCGTTCCTCACCGACAAGTTCCCCGAGTTCGCGCCCACCATCGAACGGCTGCGCGCCGAGCACGTCCGGATCGAGCAGCTGACCACCGAGCTGCGCGCGGCCCTGGACAACCAGGACGCCGACCCCGGGCTGGTCCTGGCCGAGGTCGAGCGCCTCACCGCCGAGCTCGAACGCCACCTCGACTACGAGGAGGCCCAGCTCATCCCGGTCCTCGAAGCCGCCATGCCATGACCCGAGTGTTGGCCGATCTCGTACGGCGTGTTGGCCGAAGTCGTACGGCGTGTTGGCCGAAGTCGTACCGTGTGTTGGCCGTTGCGGTCACACCGCGGTGGGGCCGCCGGGGCGGGTGGTGCGGTCCTCGACGACCGTGCGGCCCACCGTGGCGGCCTCCTCGTCGGTGTACCGGCGGAAGCCCTCGGCGGTGACCACCGCGACCACCGGGAAGATGCCGCGGGTCAGGTCCGGGCCGCCGGTGGCGGTGTCCTCGTCGGCGGCGTCGTAGAGCGCCTCCACGCAGGCCCGCACCGCCTGCTGCTCGGACAGGCCCGGCCGGAACAGCTTCTTCAGCGCGCTGTTGGCGAACACCGACCCCGACCCGACCGCGGCGTAGGTGGTCTCCTCGGTGCGACCGCCGATCACCTCGTAGGTGAAGATCCGCCCGATGCCCCTGGTCACGTCGAACCCCGCGTACAGCGGCACCACCGCCAGCCCCTGCTGGGCCAGCCCGAAGTTGCCCTTGACCATGGAGTTCAGCTGGTTGGCCTTGCCCTCCAGAGTCAGCGAGACGCCCTCGATCTTCTCGTAGTGCTCCAGCTCGACCTGGAACAGCCGGACCAGCTCGACCGCGATGCCCACGGTGCCCGCGAAGGCGACCACCGAGTGCTCGTCGGCCTGCCGGACCTTCTCCAGGTCGCGCTGCGCGATCAGGTGCCCCGCGGTCGCCCTGCGGTCACCGGCCATCACCACGCCACCGTCGAAGACCGCCGCCAGCACCGTGGTGCCGTGCGGGGCGCTGACCGCCGTGCGCGGCACCCGGTGCCAGGGCAGCAGGTGCGGTGCCTCGGTCGACAGGTGGCGGAGGAACGAGGAGTCGGCCATGTCGATCAGCTAAGCGCACCACGGCCTACCTGGACAAGCGGGCTAGGCCGTCGGCCGGAAGAACCCCAGGAACGGCATGCCGGCATTGGTGGTGCGCAGCGGGGTCAGCCGCACCGGGTCACCGGCCTCGACCATCCGGCCCCGGTCCACGTACATCGCCACGTGCCCCTGCCACACGATCAGGTCGCCGGGCCGCAGGTCCGCGCGGTCCACCGGCTGCCCCACCGCCTGGTCGGCGGAGTGCCGGGGCAGGGCCACGCCCGCCTGCCGGTAGGCCCAGCTGGTCAACCCGGAGCAGTCGAAGCTCTCACCCGGCTTCACCGCGCCCCACTCGTACGGCAGCCCGAGCTGGCTCAGCGCCGCGCGCACCGCGGTGGCCGCCCGCTCCGAGGGCGCCCGGCCGCCGAAGACCGCGGGCGCGGGCAGGCCACCGTTGGCGACCAGCAGCTCCCGCCAGGTCAGCCGGTCCACCCGGCCGGTCACCGGTAGCGCCCGGTCGGCCTGGAACCCGCGCACCGCGGCGGTGGTGCTGGGGCCGTAGGCCGGGTTCGTCGGGGACAGCCGCGCGTCCGCCGCCTTGGTCAGCAGGGTCTTGAGCTGGCGCACCGACTCGGCGTCCCTGCTGCCGGTCTTGAGCGCGGGCAGGGCGGCGGCGACCCGGTCCATCCGCTGCCGGAGCTCGGCCTCGGCCAACCGTTCGGCCAGCCGGGGCAGGCCCGCGCACAGCTCGGCGCGACGGCGCAGGTGCTCGCGCTGCAGCCGGTCCGCGGAGGCGGCCACCACCCCGGTCCAGCCGCCCGCCGCCCCAGCGCCCGCCGGGTCGGGCTGCGGCTCGGCGCACAGCTGCTCGACGCTGGTGAGCGCGGTCCGCGCGGCCTCGAGGTCACCGGCGCGCACGCCCTGGTCGAACCTGGTCAGCGCGGCCTCCACCGCGGCCAGGCGGCGCTGGGTCTCGGCGACCCTGGCCAGCGCCTCGGCCGCGACCACCTGAGTGGCCGGCCGGGCGGCGGGGGAGAGGACGGGAGGGTCCAGGGCTTCGTCGGCGGGCGCGGCCGAAGCCACGGCGGGCGCCGACACGAGCGTGGCCACTCCGAAGGTCAACAGGGCCAGACGCGCCCCGGCTCGGCCAGACGGCATTCGGTGATCTCCCCGGTGTGCTCGTCGTGATTGGTGTTCGCTGTGCGTGGCCAGGGTTAGCACAGCCCGCCGCCGAGTGCCGGGCACACTCCGCCAGTCTGTCACCGGGTTCATCCGTTCGCGACAGTTTGAGTCCATTGTGGACCCTGATCGGTGATCGCGCCGGAAATTCGGTCACGGAGCGGATTCGTTCATCAGTCCGAGGTGGACTGTCCACAAGTCACGGTAACTGGACGAGGGGAAAGCTTTCCCCATATGGGGTTCTCCGGAAGAGGTATGGCTTGACAGCCCCGATGATCGTGCCGGTGCGCTGTCCGTGGCGCCGCAAGCGTACGGGAGGTTCTCGGTGGCAACTGGTGAGGGCCGGCGGCACAGACGCTGGCGGAGCAGGATGGCGGCGGGGATCACCCCGGCGCTGGTGGTGGGCGGGCTGACCATCGCCGGTGGCGGCCTCGCCCCGCCCACGGCACAGGCACAGCAACCGGTCTGCCCGGCCGGCACCACCGCTGTGCCGATCACCTGGGGCGCCAACGGCGCGGTGAAGTGGCCGCGCAACTCCACCAGCACCAAAGCCACCAACATCGCGGGCTCCGGCCTGGACCTCAACATCTCCCTCAGCGACCCGGCCAACCGCAACGGCGACGACTCGAACCCGTTGCAGAACACCGGTGAGGCCAACTCCGGCGGCAGTCTGTTCGGCTGGGACCCGCGCACCTACACCGAGACCGACGGCGCCTTCGGGCCCGGCTTCCTCACCATCGAGATGAACAGCCTCAACGTCGGCGACACCATGACGTTCCGGTTCAAGTTCTCGCACCCGGTGCTGCTGCCCGACTTCTCCGTCGGCGACATCGACTACGCGGGCCTGGGCGCCTCCCCGGCCGAGGAGCCGTGGAACTCCTTCCAGGACCAGATCCTGTTCACCGCCAACCGCCAGGGCCTGCCGGTCGGCGTCACGCTGACCCCGGTCGGCGTCATCCGCCCGGTGATCGCCGGCGGCACCGCGGTCGGCGGCCCCTACCAGCTCAACACCACCGGCGACGTCGCACCGGACGCGCCGGCCGGCACGCTGCGCGGCCGGACCAACGAGCCGGTCACCGAGTTCGTGCTGGCCTACTCCAACGGCCCCGACGACGTGGCCGCCGAAGCCGGTCCCAGCTACCCGCCGCCGATCCCGCCGCTGACCGCGCCGGCCAACTCGGTCTCCGACAGCCACGCGGTACGGGTCAACTTCTTCACCACCTGCCTGGGCACCGGCAGCATCGGCGCCACCCTCTACACCGACATCGACGGCGACGGCAAGCAGGACCCCGGCGAACCCGGGATCGCCGGGGCCAAGGTGCAACTCCTTGACCCGCAAGGCAATGTGGTGCAGACCGCGACCACGGACGCCAACGGCAAGTACCTGTTCGAGCAGCTGCCCGCCTTCGACTGGACCGTGCGGGTCGAGCCGGCCACGCTGCCCGCCGGGTACACCCAGACCGGGGATCCCGAT from Crossiella sp. CA-258035 harbors:
- a CDS encoding nitroreductase/quinone reductase family protein, giving the protein MDFNKQVIEEFRANNGRVGGYFEGSRLLLITTTGARSGKPHTNPVGFYPDGDGRNMIIGSAGGSPKHPDWFHNLVANPLLTVEDGVFTYEAKATVLTGEARDQAFARAVEADAGWAEYQAKTTRVIPVVILEAVSGGPPNAGSPGEALKLVHNAFRRELALIRTEFAKSGRTLGVQLRINCLTLCAGLHNHHTGEDMAIFPFLTDKFPEFAPTIERLRAEHVRIEQLTTELRAALDNQDADPGLVLAEVERLTAELERHLDYEEAQLIPVLEAAMP
- the prcB gene encoding proteasome subunit beta, yielding MADSSFLRHLSTEAPHLLPWHRVPRTAVSAPHGTTVLAAVFDGGVVMAGDRRATAGHLIAQRDLEKVRQADEHSVVAFAGTVGIAVELVRLFQVELEHYEKIEGVSLTLEGKANQLNSMVKGNFGLAQQGLAVVPLYAGFDVTRGIGRIFTYEVIGGRTEETTYAAVGSGSVFANSALKKLFRPGLSEQQAVRACVEALYDAADEDTATGGPDLTRGIFPVVAVVTAEGFRRYTDEEAATVGRTVVEDRTTRPGGPTAV
- a CDS encoding C40 family peptidase — encoded protein: MATLVSAPAVASAAPADEALDPPVLSPAARPATQVVAAEALARVAETQRRLAAVEAALTRFDQGVRAGDLEAARTALTSVEQLCAEPQPDPAGAGAAGGWTGVVAASADRLQREHLRRRAELCAGLPRLAERLAEAELRQRMDRVAAALPALKTGSRDAESVRQLKTLLTKAADARLSPTNPAYGPSTTAAVRGFQADRALPVTGRVDRLTWRELLVANGGLPAPAVFGGRAPSERAATAVRAALSQLGLPYEWGAVKPGESFDCSGLTSWAYRQAGVALPRHSADQAVGQPVDRADLRPGDLIVWQGHVAMYVDRGRMVEAGDPVRLTPLRTTNAGMPFLGFFRPTA